A stretch of the Anaeromyxobacter sp. genome encodes the following:
- a CDS encoding 2-oxoglutarate dehydrogenase E1 component, translated as MDSELPPGAPSSINLPFVEDLYYEWLRDPTAVTPGWAAWFAALEPAPGAAPPPGPYAPRRDGAGAAPCDDGFLARVEALSRHYREQGHLRARLDPLELLRPLPPIALEPFGLSAADLDRPVPAGEGQVRPLAEQVARLEETYCRSLGVELAHLGDGELRRWLEERMERTRNRLTLAPEVRRLLLHKVVRAEALEQYLGAKFLGAKRFSIEGSEGLLPLLELLIDRAIGHGVRNVVFGMAHRGRLNVLANVLGKPLRDVFAEFRDQGIVSGAGGDVKYHLGYSVDRETPDGVLVHLSLAFNPSHLEWINTVVQGRVRAKQDRYRDGERRRSLPVLIHGDAAFAGQGIVAEGLQMSELEAYGVGGTVHVVINNQVGFTTAPRDARSTLYATGVARMLQIPILHVNGEDLEAVAQAVLLAVDFRQQFRKDVVIDLWCYRRHGHNEGDEPAFTQPLMVQAIGRKRALREALADALVADGAATREQVDAMGRGYRATLDEAFQESARLTVPAGAQPTSGFWKGYQGGRLPREQPATGVALERLQQLATALTAVPQGFDLHPKAQKLLEARAEMGRGARPLDWGMAEALAFASLAWAGAPVRLAGQDVRRGTFSHRHAVLTDRTSGARYAPLAHLREGQGVFEVRDSLLSEAAALGFEYGFSLEMPDALCLWEAQFGDFVNCAQVIIDQFLASGEAKWNRLSGLVLLLPHGMEGQGPEHSSARLERFLRLSVDDNWRVVNLTTPAQIFHALRRQLAGPVRKPLVVMSPKSLLRHPQAVSPLADLVAGRFQPLLPDPAAPEPGGVERVVLCSGKLFYDLAAARDAAQDRRVILLRLEELYPLPLDALRAELARLPPGVEVVWAQEEPSNMGAADYLDRTLTPVLPRGRRLTLVARPPSASPAVGSHTRHKLEQEQLVREALGEPTPLSHQAPAPGEER; from the coding sequence ATGGACTCCGAGCTCCCGCCGGGCGCGCCGAGCAGCATCAACCTGCCGTTCGTCGAGGACCTCTACTACGAGTGGCTCCGCGATCCCACCGCGGTGACGCCGGGGTGGGCGGCCTGGTTCGCGGCGCTGGAGCCCGCGCCGGGCGCCGCGCCCCCGCCGGGCCCGTACGCGCCGCGCCGCGACGGGGCCGGCGCCGCGCCGTGCGACGACGGCTTCCTGGCCCGGGTGGAGGCCCTCTCGCGCCACTACCGGGAGCAGGGCCACCTGCGCGCCCGCCTCGACCCGCTCGAGCTGCTGCGGCCGCTGCCGCCCATCGCCCTCGAGCCCTTCGGCCTGTCGGCCGCCGACCTGGACCGGCCGGTGCCCGCCGGCGAGGGCCAGGTCCGCCCGCTGGCCGAGCAGGTGGCTCGCCTGGAGGAGACCTACTGCCGCAGCCTGGGCGTGGAGCTGGCCCACCTGGGCGACGGCGAGCTGCGCCGGTGGCTCGAGGAGCGCATGGAGCGCACCCGCAACCGGCTCACCCTGGCGCCGGAGGTGAGGCGCCTCTTGCTGCACAAGGTGGTGCGGGCCGAGGCGCTGGAGCAGTACCTGGGCGCCAAGTTCCTGGGCGCCAAGCGCTTCTCCATCGAGGGCTCCGAGGGGCTCCTGCCGCTGCTGGAGCTGCTCATCGACCGCGCCATCGGCCACGGCGTGCGCAACGTGGTCTTCGGCATGGCCCACCGGGGCCGCCTCAACGTGCTGGCCAACGTGCTCGGCAAGCCGCTGCGCGACGTCTTCGCCGAGTTCCGCGACCAGGGCATCGTCAGCGGCGCCGGCGGCGACGTGAAGTACCACCTGGGCTACTCGGTGGACCGCGAGACGCCCGACGGGGTGCTGGTGCACCTGTCGCTGGCCTTCAACCCCAGCCACCTCGAGTGGATCAACACCGTGGTGCAGGGGCGCGTCCGCGCCAAGCAGGACCGCTACCGCGACGGCGAGCGGCGCCGCTCCCTGCCGGTGCTGATCCACGGCGACGCCGCCTTCGCCGGGCAGGGCATCGTGGCCGAGGGGCTGCAGATGTCCGAGCTGGAGGCCTACGGCGTGGGCGGCACCGTCCACGTGGTGATCAACAACCAGGTGGGCTTCACCACCGCGCCGCGCGACGCCCGCTCCACGCTCTACGCCACCGGCGTGGCCCGCATGCTCCAGATCCCCATCCTGCACGTCAACGGCGAGGACCTGGAGGCGGTGGCGCAGGCGGTGCTGCTGGCGGTGGACTTCCGCCAGCAGTTCCGCAAGGACGTGGTCATCGACCTGTGGTGCTACCGGCGCCACGGCCACAACGAGGGCGACGAGCCGGCCTTCACGCAGCCGCTCATGGTGCAGGCCATCGGCCGCAAGCGGGCCCTGCGCGAGGCGCTGGCGGACGCGCTGGTGGCGGACGGCGCCGCCACCCGCGAGCAGGTGGACGCCATGGGGCGCGGCTACCGGGCCACGCTCGACGAGGCCTTCCAGGAGTCGGCGCGCCTGACGGTGCCGGCCGGCGCCCAGCCCACCAGCGGCTTCTGGAAGGGGTACCAGGGCGGCCGCCTGCCCCGCGAGCAGCCGGCCACCGGGGTGGCCCTGGAGCGGCTGCAGCAGCTGGCCACCGCCCTCACCGCCGTGCCGCAGGGCTTCGACCTCCACCCCAAGGCGCAGAAGCTGCTGGAGGCCCGCGCCGAGATGGGGCGCGGCGCCCGCCCGCTCGACTGGGGGATGGCCGAGGCCCTGGCCTTCGCCTCGCTGGCCTGGGCCGGCGCGCCCGTCCGGCTGGCCGGGCAGGACGTGCGCCGCGGCACCTTCAGCCACCGCCACGCGGTGCTGACCGACCGGACCAGCGGCGCCCGCTACGCGCCGCTGGCCCACCTGCGCGAGGGGCAGGGGGTCTTCGAGGTGCGCGACAGCCTGCTCTCCGAGGCGGCCGCGCTGGGGTTCGAGTACGGCTTCAGCCTGGAGATGCCCGACGCGCTGTGCCTCTGGGAGGCGCAGTTCGGCGACTTCGTGAACTGCGCCCAGGTGATCATCGACCAGTTCCTGGCCTCCGGCGAGGCCAAGTGGAACCGGCTCTCCGGGCTGGTGCTGCTCCTGCCGCACGGCATGGAGGGGCAGGGGCCGGAGCACTCCTCGGCCCGCCTGGAGCGCTTCCTCCGGCTCTCGGTGGACGACAACTGGCGGGTGGTGAACCTCACCACGCCGGCGCAGATCTTCCACGCGCTGCGGCGCCAGCTGGCAGGCCCGGTCCGCAAGCCGCTGGTGGTGATGTCGCCCAAGAGCCTGCTGCGCCACCCGCAGGCGGTCTCGCCGCTGGCCGACCTGGTGGCCGGGCGCTTCCAGCCCCTGCTGCCCGACCCGGCCGCCCCCGAGCCCGGCGGGGTCGAGCGGGTGGTGCTCTGCTCCGGCAAGCTCTTCTACGACCTGGCCGCCGCCCGCGACGCCGCGCAGGACCGCCGGGTGATCCTGCTGCGGCTCGAGGAGCTCTACCCGCTGCCGCTCGACGCGCTGCGGGCCGAGCTGGCGCGGCTGCCGCCCGGCGTGGAGGTGGTCTGGGCGCAGGAGGAGCCGTCCAACATGGGCGCCGCCGACTACCTCGATCGCACCCTCACCCCGGTGCTGCCGCGCGGGCGGCGGCTCACCCTGGTGGCCCGTCCGCCGTCGGCCAGCCCGGCCGTCGGCTCCCACACCCGACACAAGCTGGAGCAGGAGCAGCTGGTCCGCGAGGCGCTCGGCGAGCCGACGCCGCTGTCGCACCAGGCCCCCGCCCCAGGAGAGGAACGCTAG
- the odhB gene encoding 2-oxoglutarate dehydrogenase complex dihydrolipoyllysine-residue succinyltransferase, with the protein MTQPLKVPSLGESVQQATVGAWLKQEGEVVLADEPLVEVESEKATVAVPSPVAGVLRRQVRKTGETVAVGDVIGEVEEGAEAAASTPAPPPGAALAAKAAPAPPPPAPAPPTMPAAAGPVRASPAARRLMAEHGIDPATVAASGGAIRKPDVLRASPGAPAVAPAAPPTAPARPAGERERLVPMSPLRRTVARRLVEAQQSAAILTTFNEVDMSRVLALRDRHGPAFLEKHGVKLGFMSLFVKAAIEGLRAFPSVNAEIRGDAVVFKDHYDIGVAVGGGKGLVVPVVRDADRLSFAQVEQAIGDLSRRARENRITMEDLAGGTFTISNGGIYGSLLSTPILNPPQSGILGLHKIQKRAVVLDGDVVAVRPMMYLALSYDHRLIDGREAVGFLVKVKESLEEPERMLLEL; encoded by the coding sequence ATGACGCAGCCGCTGAAGGTGCCGTCGCTGGGGGAGTCGGTGCAGCAGGCCACCGTGGGGGCCTGGCTCAAGCAGGAGGGCGAGGTGGTCCTCGCCGACGAGCCGCTGGTGGAGGTGGAGAGCGAGAAGGCCACCGTGGCGGTGCCGTCGCCGGTGGCCGGCGTGCTGCGCCGCCAGGTCCGCAAGACCGGCGAGACGGTGGCGGTGGGCGACGTGATCGGCGAGGTGGAGGAGGGGGCCGAGGCGGCCGCCTCCACCCCGGCCCCGCCGCCGGGCGCGGCGCTGGCCGCCAAGGCGGCGCCGGCCCCGCCGCCGCCGGCCCCCGCGCCCCCCACCATGCCGGCCGCGGCCGGCCCGGTGCGCGCCTCGCCGGCGGCCCGCCGCCTCATGGCCGAGCACGGCATCGACCCCGCCACCGTGGCGGCGTCCGGCGGCGCCATCCGCAAGCCGGACGTGCTGCGGGCCTCGCCGGGCGCGCCGGCGGTGGCCCCGGCGGCGCCCCCGACCGCCCCGGCCCGGCCGGCCGGCGAGCGCGAGCGGCTGGTCCCCATGTCGCCGCTGCGCCGCACCGTGGCGCGCCGGCTGGTGGAGGCCCAGCAGAGCGCCGCCATCCTCACCACCTTCAACGAGGTGGACATGTCGAGGGTGCTGGCCCTGCGCGACCGGCACGGCCCGGCCTTCCTGGAGAAGCACGGCGTCAAGCTGGGCTTCATGTCGCTCTTCGTGAAGGCGGCCATCGAGGGGCTGCGCGCCTTCCCCTCGGTGAACGCCGAGATCCGCGGCGACGCGGTGGTCTTCAAGGACCACTACGACATCGGCGTGGCGGTGGGCGGCGGCAAGGGGCTGGTGGTGCCGGTGGTGCGCGACGCCGATCGGCTCTCCTTCGCCCAGGTCGAGCAGGCCATCGGCGACCTCTCGCGCCGGGCCCGCGAGAACCGCATCACCATGGAGGACCTGGCCGGCGGCACCTTCACCATCTCCAACGGCGGCATCTACGGCTCGCTCCTCTCGACGCCCATCCTCAACCCGCCCCAGTCGGGCATCCTCGGGCTGCACAAGATCCAGAAGCGGGCGGTGGTGCTCGACGGCGACGTCGTCGCGGTGCGGCCCATGATGTACCTGGCCCTCTCCTACGACCACCGGCTCATCGACGGCCGGGAGGCGGTGGGCTTCCTGGTGAAGGTGAAGGAGAGCCTGGAGGAGCCGGAGCGGATGCTGCTGGAGCTGTGA
- a CDS encoding sigma-70 family RNA polymerase sigma factor, with protein MTDQNGRAAALYRQYGPIVYRRCLRILKDPEAAKDATQEVFVKLVRDMSKLEDRETVLPWIYRVATNYCLNSRRNAVRRGEDFAVPDLDLADGTSPDALPSRTLARQVLSQFDETTQTVAVGVLVDGMEHEEVAELLGISRRTVARKLERFLDTARAYLSRS; from the coding sequence GTGACGGACCAGAACGGGAGGGCCGCTGCGCTCTACCGGCAATACGGCCCGATCGTCTATCGGCGCTGCCTCAGGATCCTGAAGGACCCCGAGGCGGCCAAGGATGCGACGCAGGAGGTCTTCGTGAAGCTCGTCCGCGACATGTCGAAGCTGGAGGACCGCGAGACGGTGCTGCCCTGGATCTACCGGGTCGCCACCAACTACTGCCTCAACTCCCGGCGCAACGCCGTGCGGCGCGGCGAGGACTTCGCCGTCCCCGACCTGGACCTGGCCGACGGCACCTCACCCGACGCCCTGCCCAGCCGCACCCTGGCCCGGCAGGTCCTCTCCCAGTTCGACGAGACCACCCAGACCGTGGCCGTCGGCGTCCTGGTGGACGGCATGGAGCACGAGGAGGTGGCCGAGCTGCTCGGCATCTCCCGCCGCACCGTGGCCCGCAAGCTGGAGCGCTTCCTCGACACCGCCCGCGCCTACCTCTCCCGGAGCTGA
- a CDS encoding DUF4384 domain-containing protein, producing MTARCPSDLALEKHLLAPEASALRGHLEACQPCRDRLTEMRRLGDEFQQYVFPATVGAVEAAAARRPAWDLMRWLAPLPALAAAAALMLVAGPGAPPDDYLGVKGGGSMGLAVFLQGAAGPHPAKDGEVVPASAAVRFKVRPARPCRLWVLSVDATGQVSRLFPAEGEGGLEVTRVTELPGGAVLDGQAGPERFLALCAPVPLTYAVVEGAVRAAAAAGPEAVRALRTIPGLPAGTVQDTVLLEKKP from the coding sequence ATGACCGCCCGCTGCCCCTCAGACCTGGCCCTCGAGAAGCACCTCCTGGCGCCCGAGGCCTCCGCGCTCCGCGGCCACCTCGAGGCGTGCCAGCCCTGCCGGGACCGGCTCACCGAGATGAGGCGGCTGGGCGACGAGTTCCAGCAGTACGTCTTCCCCGCCACGGTGGGGGCGGTGGAGGCCGCCGCGGCCCGCCGCCCGGCCTGGGACCTCATGCGCTGGCTGGCCCCGCTGCCCGCCCTGGCCGCCGCCGCCGCCCTCATGCTGGTGGCCGGGCCCGGCGCGCCGCCCGACGACTACCTGGGCGTCAAGGGCGGGGGCTCGATGGGCCTGGCGGTCTTCCTGCAGGGCGCGGCCGGTCCGCACCCGGCCAAGGACGGCGAGGTGGTGCCCGCCTCCGCCGCGGTGCGCTTCAAGGTCCGCCCGGCCAGGCCGTGCCGCCTCTGGGTGCTCTCGGTGGACGCCACCGGCCAGGTCTCGCGCCTCTTCCCGGCCGAGGGGGAGGGTGGCCTGGAGGTGACCCGCGTCACCGAGCTGCCCGGCGGCGCGGTGCTCGACGGCCAGGCCGGCCCGGAGCGGTTCCTGGCGCTGTGCGCCCCCGTCCCCCTGACCTACGCCGTGGTTGAGGGCGCGGTCCGCGCCGCCGCCGCCGCCGGCCCGGAGGCGGTCCGCGCGCTGCGCACCATCCCCGGCCTGCCCGCCGGCACCGTGCAGGACACCGTCCTGCTCGAGAAGAAGCCGTGA
- a CDS encoding caspase family protein — protein MSLRRTLLAAALLLPLAAQASTGRVAVVAGANAGSAARAKLWFAEKDAERFERALRELGDFAPDQVELQRGQGAEAFRQALARAEQKVKVARAAGEKTLLVVYYSGHAGGGGLEFGNDRVSYDELKAAAAGSSAEARIVIVDACEAGLLTQVKGARAEARVDFLLPVDDVRGTAFIASTAVGEQAQESAAIGGSFFTHHLETALRGAGDADGDGLVTMAEAFRYTSGATVSATSATQTGAQHPTYDFKMSGRGDVVLADLRRAEAKLLVPVDPGSLYLLKGPRGLMAEVPAGQSELALALPAGAYLVERRAREGRARGDVLLARGETRLLPRLTPTRYEQARSKGGPLPTEWWVGAGAHLVGLPDAGVIPSLRAGLRREVGPFGLVLHADYALGDVTVGGLASSYTRLGGGATLLYPLVGDRVLLEGGLDVGGGWNTQGLKDGRHFQTADVTGAAALRLSLPLGPLRAALDLTGGVRSMNFDDQRSLRPAAGATLVVLYGLAAP, from the coding sequence GTGAGCCTGCGCCGCACCCTGCTGGCCGCCGCGCTCCTCCTGCCCCTGGCGGCGCAGGCCAGCACCGGCCGGGTGGCGGTGGTGGCGGGCGCCAACGCCGGCTCGGCGGCCCGGGCCAAGCTCTGGTTCGCCGAGAAGGACGCCGAGCGGTTCGAGCGGGCCCTGCGCGAGCTGGGCGACTTCGCCCCGGACCAGGTGGAGCTGCAGAGGGGCCAGGGCGCCGAGGCCTTCCGGCAGGCGCTGGCGCGCGCCGAGCAGAAGGTGAAGGTGGCCCGCGCGGCCGGCGAGAAGACCCTGCTGGTGGTCTACTACTCGGGCCACGCCGGGGGCGGCGGGCTCGAGTTCGGCAACGATCGGGTCTCCTACGACGAGCTCAAGGCCGCGGCCGCCGGCTCCAGCGCCGAGGCCCGCATCGTCATCGTGGACGCCTGCGAGGCCGGCCTGCTCACCCAGGTGAAGGGCGCCCGCGCCGAGGCCCGGGTGGACTTCCTGCTGCCGGTGGACGACGTGCGCGGCACCGCCTTCATCGCCTCCACGGCGGTGGGCGAGCAGGCCCAGGAGTCGGCCGCCATCGGCGGCAGCTTCTTCACCCACCACCTGGAGACGGCGCTGCGCGGCGCCGGCGACGCCGACGGCGACGGCCTGGTGACCATGGCGGAGGCCTTCCGCTACACCTCCGGGGCCACCGTCTCGGCCACCAGCGCCACCCAGACCGGCGCCCAGCACCCCACCTACGACTTCAAGATGTCCGGCCGCGGCGACGTGGTGCTGGCCGACCTTCGCCGCGCCGAGGCCAAGCTGCTGGTGCCGGTGGACCCCGGCAGCCTCTACCTGCTCAAGGGCCCGCGCGGCCTGATGGCCGAGGTGCCGGCCGGCCAGTCCGAGCTGGCCCTGGCGCTGCCGGCCGGGGCCTACCTGGTGGAGCGCCGCGCCCGCGAGGGGCGCGCCCGCGGCGACGTCCTGCTGGCCCGCGGCGAGACCCGCCTGCTGCCCCGCCTCACCCCCACCCGCTACGAGCAGGCCCGCTCCAAGGGCGGTCCGCTGCCCACCGAGTGGTGGGTCGGCGCCGGCGCGCACCTGGTGGGCCTGCCCGACGCCGGGGTGATCCCCTCGCTGCGCGCCGGCCTCAGGCGCGAGGTGGGCCCCTTCGGCCTGGTGCTGCACGCCGACTACGCGCTGGGCGACGTCACCGTGGGCGGCCTGGCCTCCAGCTACACGCGGCTGGGCGGCGGCGCCACGCTGCTCTACCCGCTGGTGGGCGACCGGGTGCTGCTGGAGGGCGGCCTGGACGTGGGCGGCGGCTGGAACACCCAGGGGCTCAAGGACGGCCGCCACTTCCAGACCGCCGACGTCACCGGCGCGGCGGCGCTGCGCCTCTCCCTGCCGCTCGGGCCGCTGCGCGCCGCGCTGGACCTCACCGGCGGCGTCCGCTCGATGAACTTCGACGACCAGCGCTCGCTCAGGCCGGCCGCCGGGGCCACGCTGGTCGTCCTCTACGGGCTCGCCGCGCCATGA
- a CDS encoding DEAD/DEAH box helicase encodes MAPVGIQGSAVDALPIDPLLPEIVAALRAGSSLVIEAPPGAGKTTRVPAALVAAGLVQGEVVVLEPRRLAARLAARRVADELGERPGETVGYQVRFEDVTSARTRIRYVTEGLLTRRLLSDPQLRGVGAVLLDEFHERHLQGDLALALLRRLQRTSRPELKLVAMSATLDAAPVAGYLGAPRLRSEGRRFEVAVEYLTPEEAARPDQRLEDLVARAVKRVLREEPDGHLLVFLPGAAEIRWCASRLGGLSELGVDVLPLHGDLPPDEQDRAVRPSGRRKVILSTNVAETSVTIEGVVAVVDGGLARIASHSPWSGLPTLEVRKISRAAAAQRAGRAGRTRAGRALRLYTRHDHDGRAEFETPEVEREDLAEPFLALAGLGVLADPDGFEWFEPPPGPAAEAARTLLVRLGAVDADGVLTPTGRRLLALPVHPRQARLAVEAADRGAAAGGALLAALLGERDLRDRAAGGRTPPTGPSDLLELASLFEEAARARFDLERCRRLGVNAGAAQAIDRARRQIERALRSVQGTRPANRPATSTGTSTATSTATSTGTSTATSTGTPTGTSTSTATSTGASRSGLPLPSGERAGVRGASSTSKATLDQELATEQALLMATLAAYPDRVARRRAPGSDEVVLTGGGSARLDPASVVREAELLVAVDAEARRGDRRAAGTAGAARAEARVRVASAVTQEQLLELFPDLLRYEEAVSWNGPAERVEVAEQLRYEDLVLESARADRPDPAAVAARLFEEALARGPRAFAEEGALDLLLARLTLVARHAPALGIAPPTEEDLVEALRDACQGRRSFSELREADLPGALLGRLPGAVRAALDRLAPERITLPGGRGVKVNYQADRPAFIESRLQDFFGLAQGPAVAGGAVPLTLHLLAPNLRAVQVTTDLAGFWERHYPALRRELGRRYPRHAWPEDPRHATPPAPRPPRGRG; translated from the coding sequence ATGGCCCCCGTCGGGATACAAGGGTCCGCCGTGGACGCCCTCCCCATCGACCCCCTCCTGCCCGAGATCGTGGCGGCGCTGCGCGCCGGGTCCTCGCTGGTGATCGAGGCGCCCCCGGGCGCCGGCAAGACCACCCGGGTGCCGGCGGCGCTGGTGGCGGCCGGGCTGGTGCAGGGCGAGGTGGTGGTGCTGGAGCCCAGGCGCCTGGCGGCCCGGCTGGCGGCCCGGCGGGTGGCCGACGAGCTGGGCGAGCGGCCCGGCGAGACGGTGGGCTACCAGGTGCGCTTCGAGGACGTCACCTCGGCGCGCACCCGCATCCGCTACGTCACCGAGGGGCTGCTGACCCGCCGCCTCCTCTCCGATCCCCAGCTGCGCGGCGTGGGGGCCGTGCTGCTCGACGAGTTCCACGAGCGCCACCTGCAGGGGGACCTGGCGCTGGCGCTGCTCAGGCGGCTGCAGCGGACCAGCCGGCCGGAGCTCAAGCTGGTGGCCATGTCGGCCACCCTGGACGCCGCCCCGGTGGCCGGGTACCTGGGCGCGCCGCGCCTGCGCTCGGAGGGGCGGCGCTTCGAGGTGGCGGTGGAGTACCTCACGCCGGAGGAGGCGGCCCGCCCCGACCAGCGGCTCGAGGACCTGGTGGCGCGGGCGGTCAAGCGGGTGCTGCGGGAGGAGCCGGACGGCCACCTGCTGGTCTTCCTGCCGGGCGCCGCCGAGATCCGCTGGTGCGCCTCGCGCCTGGGCGGCCTCTCCGAGCTGGGGGTGGACGTCCTGCCCCTGCACGGCGACCTGCCCCCCGACGAGCAGGACCGGGCGGTGCGCCCCTCCGGCCGGCGCAAGGTGATCCTCTCCACCAACGTGGCCGAGACCTCGGTGACCATCGAGGGGGTGGTGGCGGTGGTGGACGGCGGGCTGGCCCGCATCGCCTCGCACTCTCCCTGGTCCGGGCTCCCGACCCTGGAGGTCCGCAAGATCTCGCGGGCGGCGGCGGCGCAGCGGGCCGGGCGCGCCGGCCGGACCCGGGCCGGGCGGGCCCTGCGGCTCTACACGCGCCACGACCACGACGGGCGCGCCGAGTTCGAGACGCCGGAGGTGGAGCGGGAGGACCTGGCCGAGCCCTTCCTGGCGCTGGCCGGGCTGGGCGTGCTGGCGGACCCGGACGGCTTCGAGTGGTTCGAGCCGCCGCCCGGGCCGGCCGCCGAGGCGGCCAGGACGCTGCTGGTCCGGCTCGGCGCGGTGGACGCGGACGGGGTCCTGACGCCGACGGGGCGGCGGCTGCTGGCGCTGCCGGTCCACCCGCGCCAGGCCCGGCTGGCCGTGGAGGCGGCCGACCGCGGCGCGGCGGCGGGCGGCGCCTTGCTGGCGGCCCTGCTCGGCGAGCGCGACCTGCGCGACCGCGCCGCCGGCGGGCGCACCCCGCCCACCGGACCGTCGGACCTGCTGGAGCTGGCCAGCCTCTTCGAGGAGGCGGCCCGGGCCCGCTTCGACCTGGAGCGGTGCCGGCGGCTCGGGGTGAACGCCGGGGCGGCCCAGGCCATCGACCGGGCGCGGCGCCAGATCGAGCGGGCGCTCCGGAGCGTCCAGGGCACCCGGCCCGCCAACCGGCCTGCGACCTCGACCGGGACCTCGACTGCGACCTCGACTGCGACCTCGACCGGGACCTCGACTGCGACCTCGACTGGGACCCCGACTGGGACCTCGACCTCGACCGCGACTTCGACCGGGGCCTCCAGGTCTGGACTCCCTCTCCCCTCCGGGGAGAGGGCCGGGGTGAGGGGCGCCTCCTCGACCTCGAAGGCGACCCTCGACCAGGAGCTCGCCACCGAGCAGGCCCTCCTCATGGCCACCCTGGCCGCCTACCCGGACCGGGTGGCCCGCCGCCGCGCCCCGGGCAGCGACGAGGTGGTGCTCACCGGCGGGGGGTCGGCCAGGCTCGACCCGGCCTCGGTGGTGCGGGAGGCGGAGCTGCTGGTGGCGGTGGACGCCGAGGCGCGCCGCGGCGACCGGCGCGCCGCCGGCACGGCCGGGGCGGCGCGCGCCGAGGCGCGGGTGCGGGTGGCCTCGGCGGTGACGCAGGAGCAGCTGCTCGAGCTCTTCCCGGACCTGCTCCGCTACGAGGAGGCGGTCAGCTGGAACGGCCCGGCCGAGCGGGTCGAGGTGGCCGAGCAGCTCCGCTACGAGGACCTGGTGCTCGAGTCGGCCCGCGCCGACCGGCCGGACCCCGCCGCGGTGGCGGCCCGGCTCTTCGAGGAGGCGCTGGCCCGCGGGCCGCGCGCCTTCGCCGAGGAGGGGGCGCTCGACCTCCTGCTGGCCCGGCTCACCCTGGTGGCGCGCCACGCCCCGGCGCTGGGGATCGCGCCGCCCACCGAGGAGGACCTGGTCGAGGCGCTGCGCGACGCCTGCCAGGGGCGGCGCAGCTTCTCCGAGCTGCGAGAGGCCGACCTGCCTGGCGCGCTGCTGGGGCGCCTGCCCGGGGCGGTGCGGGCCGCGCTGGACCGGCTGGCGCCCGAGCGGATCACCCTGCCCGGCGGCCGCGGGGTGAAGGTGAACTACCAGGCCGACCGGCCGGCCTTCATCGAGAGCCGCCTGCAGGACTTCTTCGGCCTGGCCCAGGGGCCGGCCGTGGCCGGGGGCGCGGTGCCGCTCACGCTGCACCTGCTGGCGCCCAACCTCCGGGCCGTGCAGGTGACCACCGACCTGGCGGGCTTCTGGGAGCGCCACTACCCGGCGCTGCGCCGCGAGCTGGGGCGGCGCTACCCGAGGCACGCCTGGCCGGAGGACCCGCGCCACGCCACCCCGCCGGCCCCGCGGCCGCCGCGCGGGCGGGGCTAG
- a CDS encoding Hsp20/alpha crystallin family protein: MLTLWRTTHALPTFAAEVNRLMNDVAVATPAFSATGLAPPADVLETAHEYRVAVDLPGVDRATIKLQVEKDTLEVTAERRFAQPAAGEEVLRSERAYGAFARSFTLPVSVDATRVEATYEAGVLTVKLPKREEAKARSIPVTIR, encoded by the coding sequence ATGCTGACGCTCTGGAGGACCACCCACGCCCTGCCCACCTTCGCCGCCGAGGTGAACCGGCTCATGAACGACGTCGCCGTCGCCACCCCGGCCTTCTCGGCCACCGGCCTGGCCCCGCCGGCCGACGTGCTGGAGACCGCCCACGAGTACCGCGTGGCGGTGGACCTGCCGGGGGTGGACCGGGCCACCATCAAGCTGCAGGTGGAGAAGGACACCCTGGAGGTGACGGCCGAGCGGCGCTTCGCCCAGCCGGCCGCGGGTGAGGAGGTGCTGCGCAGCGAGCGCGCCTACGGCGCCTTCGCCCGCAGCTTCACCCTGCCGGTGTCGGTGGACGCCACCCGGGTGGAGGCCACCTACGAGGCCGGCGTCCTCACGGTGAAGCTGCCGAAGCGCGAGGAGGCCAAGGCGCGCTCCATCCCGGTGACGATCAGGTAG